A DNA window from Streptococcus sp. LPB0220 contains the following coding sequences:
- a CDS encoding DUF308 domain-containing protein: MKKISFEQVARRRTLLFGVLAVIFGILIFRNGVGFTKFSLDLLAIYFLVDGLGSFLLRFLLRSKSISYSHSIWFIFLSLALIWLNRLSSLPVNLVVICLGAYQLGSAIVYGITFWLYKANRVKGGWLYLWDALLNGGLGLATVLEHGSDGHFQFILLGAYLVLLGISNIRDGILFDKDQQGQELKRRFRISLPVIFAAFIPAKELKRFNQFLQKGSSAGHTGPYRLVKKEEEARELEILVHTSDSNLFGAIGHVDICYQGKVISYGSYDPFSERLFGTIGDGVLFKVDKEPYIELCKKESQKTLFGYSLSLTEEENQAVEKRLAEIDQLLEPWDPPSRLLEDGQPTYAYKLKYDLGAELYKFTSSRFKSYFVLSTNCCLLADSIVGQAGTAVLDVRGVIAPGTYQDYLEYEFEAPNGRVHTRTVY, translated from the coding sequence TTGAAAAAAATATCTTTTGAACAAGTTGCAAGAAGACGGACCTTATTGTTTGGGGTTCTTGCCGTCATTTTTGGGATTCTCATTTTTCGAAACGGCGTTGGTTTCACCAAATTTTCCTTGGATCTATTAGCCATTTACTTTTTAGTTGATGGACTAGGAAGCTTTCTTCTTCGCTTTTTGTTACGTAGCAAGTCTATTTCCTATAGCCACTCTATTTGGTTTATTTTTCTTTCACTTGCGTTGATCTGGTTGAATCGACTGAGTAGTCTGCCCGTAAACTTAGTTGTGATTTGTTTAGGGGCATATCAGTTGGGGAGTGCCATTGTCTATGGGATCACATTTTGGCTTTATAAGGCCAATCGGGTAAAAGGAGGCTGGCTCTATTTATGGGATGCGCTTTTAAACGGTGGGCTTGGTCTAGCAACTGTCTTGGAACATGGTTCAGATGGGCACTTCCAATTTATCCTCTTGGGGGCTTATCTGGTCTTGTTGGGGATTTCTAATATTCGAGATGGTATTTTATTTGACAAAGACCAACAAGGCCAAGAGTTAAAACGTCGCTTTCGTATTAGCCTACCGGTTATCTTTGCAGCCTTTATCCCTGCTAAGGAGTTAAAACGGTTTAACCAGTTTCTTCAAAAAGGGAGCTCGGCGGGACACACAGGCCCTTATCGATTGGTGAAAAAAGAAGAAGAGGCAAGGGAATTAGAAATTTTGGTTCATACTTCTGACAGCAACTTATTTGGAGCGATTGGGCATGTAGATATTTGTTATCAGGGAAAGGTCATTTCTTACGGAAGTTACGATCCCTTTTCAGAGCGTCTATTTGGGACGATTGGGGATGGCGTACTGTTTAAAGTGGATAAGGAACCATACATCGAACTATGTAAAAAAGAGAGTCAAAAGACGCTGTTTGGCTACAGCCTATCCCTTACCGAAGAAGAGAATCAGGCAGTAGAGAAGCGTCTAGCTGAAATTGATCAGTTGTTAGAACCTTGGGATCCACCTAGTAGGTTACTGGAAGACGGTCAGCCGACCTACGCTTACAAATTGAAATATGATTTAGGGGCTGAGCTATATAAATTTACTTCTTCGCGTTTTAAATCTTACTTTGTTCTGTCTACGAATTGCTGCCTGTTAGCAGATTCCATTGTGGGACAGGCGGGAACGGCTGTATTAGATGTGCGTGGAGTGATTGCACCAGGGACCTATCAGGATTACTTAGAATACGAATTTGAAGCTCCAAACGGGCGGGTCCATACACGAACAGTATATTAA
- a CDS encoding Xaa-Pro dipeptidyl-peptidase has translation MKYNQYSYLSVDQKDILKELKEIGFDLPTHLPEKELFEWFVRKVYFTYKDTDYPLSNLVVDSKTDFLTYIQSDCEWSPNIFYTVALQLLGFRYFIDFEDTDSFLKEVQFPIEYGNLVENLYHLLNTRTVKGNLLIDQLVSDGLIPEDNQYHYFNGKSLATFTSHDAIREVVYVESRVDTDQDGLPDLVKVSIIRPRYEGKIPAVMTASPYHQGTNDKASDKALYNMNVNLQVKEPHTIQVEVPQLELVDPVGSAELVDEAEETLTHINSSYTLNDYLLPRGYANLYVSGVGTKDSQGLMTNGNYQQIEAYKNVIDWLNGRCRAFTDHTRKRQVKADWSNGKVATTGISYLGTMSNGLATTGVDGLEVIIAEAGISSWYNYYRENGLVTSPGGYPGEDFDSLAELTYSRALRAGDYLRHHAAHVADLEEVKKQLDRKTGDYNQFWHDRNYLLHADQVKAEVVFTHGSQDWNVKPLHVFNMFQALPASIKKHLFYHNGAHVYLNNWQSIDFRESMNALLSKKLLGYDSNYELPTVIWQDNTGEQSWTSLDDFGNQTSQRTFSLGDDEKVIQNRYETKDYERYGKAYPTFLSDLYQDKAQQVTIDLPIEEDLHLNGKARLHLRLYSSTNKGLLSAQLLEFGSKKYLQPYPAVLSVRTLDNGRYHMLDNLTELPFKEAGQRVISKGYLNLQNRHDLLEVEAVTPGEWMEFDFDLQPTIYKLEKGATLRLVLYTTDFEITVRDQTDYQLTIDLAQSSLHLPEMTEVH, from the coding sequence ATGAAATACAATCAATATAGCTATCTATCTGTTGACCAAAAAGACATTCTTAAGGAACTAAAAGAAATTGGGTTTGACCTTCCCACCCACCTCCCAGAAAAAGAACTGTTTGAATGGTTTGTCCGCAAGGTTTACTTCACCTATAAAGATACAGATTATCCCCTCTCTAACCTAGTGGTGGATTCTAAAACAGACTTTTTAACGTATATCCAATCTGACTGCGAATGGTCTCCGAACATTTTTTACACAGTAGCCCTCCAATTACTCGGTTTCCGCTATTTTATTGATTTTGAAGATACGGATAGCTTCTTGAAAGAAGTCCAATTTCCGATTGAGTATGGAAACTTGGTAGAAAACCTCTATCACCTTCTCAATACTCGAACAGTAAAAGGAAATTTACTCATCGATCAGTTGGTCAGCGATGGCTTGATTCCTGAAGATAACCAGTATCACTATTTTAACGGCAAGAGCCTCGCAACCTTTACGAGCCATGATGCCATCCGCGAGGTCGTCTATGTGGAAAGTCGGGTCGATACCGACCAAGATGGTCTGCCAGACTTGGTCAAGGTCAGCATTATCCGTCCTCGCTATGAAGGCAAGATTCCAGCTGTTATGACCGCAAGTCCTTATCACCAAGGGACCAACGATAAGGCCAGCGACAAGGCCCTCTACAATATGAATGTGAACCTCCAGGTCAAAGAACCTCATACCATTCAAGTAGAAGTACCTCAATTAGAATTGGTGGATCCTGTCGGTTCAGCTGAGCTAGTCGATGAAGCTGAAGAAACTCTCACCCATATCAATTCCAGCTATACCCTCAACGACTACCTCCTTCCACGCGGCTACGCTAATCTCTACGTATCTGGAGTGGGGACAAAAGATTCGCAAGGCTTGATGACCAATGGAAATTACCAACAAATCGAAGCCTACAAGAACGTTATCGACTGGCTCAATGGCCGTTGCCGGGCCTTTACAGATCACACACGCAAACGCCAAGTCAAAGCTGATTGGTCTAATGGAAAGGTCGCAACCACCGGGATCTCTTACCTTGGAACCATGTCTAACGGCCTTGCGACCACAGGTGTGGACGGTCTTGAAGTCATCATTGCAGAGGCTGGGATCTCTTCTTGGTACAACTACTACCGCGAAAACGGCCTCGTGACGAGTCCTGGTGGCTATCCTGGAGAGGATTTTGATTCGCTTGCTGAGTTGACCTATTCCCGCGCCCTTCGGGCTGGAGACTATCTCCGCCACCACGCAGCCCATGTCGCTGATTTGGAAGAGGTTAAAAAGCAATTGGATCGCAAAACAGGGGACTACAACCAGTTCTGGCACGACCGCAATTATCTCTTACATGCTGATCAGGTGAAGGCTGAGGTGGTTTTCACTCACGGTTCCCAAGACTGGAACGTCAAACCGCTTCACGTCTTTAATATGTTCCAGGCTCTTCCAGCAAGCATCAAGAAGCACCTCTTCTACCACAATGGTGCCCATGTTTACCTCAACAACTGGCAATCCATTGACTTCCGTGAGAGCATGAATGCCCTTCTCTCTAAAAAATTGCTGGGCTACGATTCAAACTATGAATTGCCAACTGTCATCTGGCAGGACAACACAGGAGAACAAAGTTGGACTTCCTTGGATGATTTTGGCAACCAAACAAGTCAGCGGACCTTCTCCCTGGGAGATGACGAAAAAGTCATCCAAAACCGCTACGAGACAAAAGATTACGAGCGCTATGGCAAGGCTTATCCGACCTTCTTAAGCGATCTTTACCAAGACAAGGCCCAACAGGTGACAATCGATCTTCCAATCGAAGAAGACCTGCACCTCAACGGGAAAGCTCGCCTTCACCTGCGACTTTACTCCAGCACCAATAAAGGCCTTCTCTCAGCCCAACTCTTAGAGTTTGGAAGCAAGAAATACCTCCAACCCTATCCTGCAGTCTTATCGGTCCGTACACTGGATAACGGTCGCTACCATATGCTAGACAACTTGACCGAGTTGCCATTCAAGGAAGCGGGCCAACGAGTGATTTCGAAAGGTTATCTCAACCTCCAAAACCGGCATGACCTCTTAGAGGTTGAGGCCGTAACACCAGGCGAGTGGATGGAATTTGACTTTGATCTCCAACCAACCATCTACAAGCTCGAAAAAGGTGCAACTCTTCGCTTGGTCCTTTACACGACGGACTTTGAAATCACTGTGCGTGATCAAACCGATTACCAACTCACCATTGACTTAGCACAATCAAGCCTCCATCTTCCTGAAATGACAGAGGTCCACTAA
- a CDS encoding DUF536 domain-containing protein: MAIEKTVSEIAEILGVSRQAVNNRVKALAPEDTQKNEKGVTVVTRSGLIKLEEIYKKTIFEDEPVSDDVKQRELMEILVDEKNAEIVRLYEQLKAKDEQLAKKDEQLRVKDVQIAEKDKQLDQQQQLTLQAMNDRDTLKLELEQANEKVQEQESKGFWARVFRR; encoded by the coding sequence ATGGCGATTGAAAAAACTGTCAGCGAAATTGCTGAAATTTTAGGAGTCAGCCGCCAGGCGGTCAATAACCGTGTCAAGGCGCTGGCTCCAGAAGATACACAAAAAAACGAAAAAGGGGTTACCGTTGTAACCCGTAGTGGCTTGATCAAGCTCGAAGAAATCTACAAAAAAACTATTTTTGAAGATGAGCCAGTCAGCGATGATGTGAAGCAACGCGAATTGATGGAAATTTTAGTGGATGAAAAAAATGCTGAAATCGTCCGTCTTTACGAGCAACTCAAAGCCAAAGACGAGCAACTCGCTAAGAAAGATGAACAGTTGCGCGTGAAAGACGTTCAAATTGCTGAAAAAGACAAGCAATTGGACCAACAACAACAATTGACTTTACAAGCAATGAATGACCGCGACACCTTGAAACTTGAACTCGAACAAGCCAATGAAAAAGTTCAAGAGCAAGAAAGCAAAGGTTTCTGGGCACGCGTTTTCCGTCGATAA